The genomic interval AGGGTTATCACAATCGATATTCCCCACAATCGAAAAGAAAACCGTCGATTATCTTGGAATTTAAATAAAAAACGCTGCAGGCCGGGCCTGCAGCGTTTGAGGGGCCATATAACTTTCGTTATATGTCTAATTTGGTATGCACATGTTCCGAATAGTGGCCTCCGCCACCCCTGCGGACGGGCTCACACCGCCTTGATCTGAGCCACGAAGTTGTTCACCTCGCCGATCAGGGTGGCACCGACGCCCTCGACCTGATGGGAACTGTCGAGGACGCGGGAAGCGGCCTGCGTGGTCGCACTGGCGGCATCCCGGACCTCGCCGGTCGCCTCGCTGACCGCGCGGGTACGGTCGGACGCCTCGCCGGAGCTGCGTGCGATCTCCACGGTGGCCGCGTCCTGCTGCTCGATGGCCGAAGCCAGGTTGCCGGCAATGGCGGACAGTTCGCGGATGACGCCCCCGATCCGATTGATCGCGGCCACCGCTTCGCCCGCCTCGTCCTGGATCCTGGCGATCTGCCCCTGGATTTCGTCGGTGGCCTTGGCGGTCTGGCTGGCGAGGCTTTTCACTTCGTTGGCGACCACGGCGAAGCCCTTGCCGGCCTCTCCGGCCCGGGCCGCCTCGATCGTCGCATTCAGCGCCAGAAGGTTGGTCTGGCTTGCGATTTCATTGATCAACCGGACCACATCCCCGATCCGTTCGGTTGCCCCGGCGAGGTTTTGGACGATGTGGTCCGTACGCTCGGCCTCGTTGCTGGCGGTCTCGGCGGTGCGGCGGGCCTCGCCGACCTGCTGGACGACATGCCGGATGGTGGCGGCCAATTCCTCGGACGCACCGGCAATCGTCTGCACGTTCGCGGACGCGGTCTCGGCCGACTGCTCCAGTTCCGCGCTGCGCATCCTGGTCTGGTCCGCGATCGTGGACAGGTCCTGCGCGGCATCGTTGAGGCCGCGGCCCGTGGCCTGCAACTGGCCGACCAGGCCCGTCACCGTGCCCAGGAACGCCTCGACCTGGCTGTTCAGGGTGCGAGCCCTTTCCAGCTCCGCCTGGGCGCGCTCGGCCTCGATCGCGCGGGCCCGTTCGGTTTCCGTCATCCACGCGCGGAACACCTCCACGGCGCGGCCCATGCCGCCCAGCTCGTCGGAGCGGCGGGCAAACGGATTTGCGATGCCCGCCTCGCCCTGGGCCAGGCGCTGCATCAGGCTGGTGATCTCCCGGATGGGGCGCGAGACGGTGCGGCCGACCAGGATCGCCGCCGCAAGACCGGCCAGGATCAGAACGACACCGATCCAGATGAGCTGTCCGCTGGCCTTCGCCCGCAGCGCTTCGAGCGGGGTCGTGTCCATGCGCACGGCCAGGGCTCCGACGGGAACCCCCTGATAGCCCATGAGCGGCATGGTGCCGATGGCGAAGCGCCGGCCGTCCTCCTCCACCGCGCGGATCGAGATATTACCCTCGAATGCGGCCGCCACCGCCTCGTCCGTGACGAACGAGTCCTTGGCCGTCGACGCCTGGACCTTCGGCGCCTCGTCCTTGGACGGACGAACGAAGAACATCACGTCGGCGCCCGTCATCGCCTTGTAGTCCTCGAAGAACTTGGCGTTCAGCGAGGTGCCGAAATTCAACGCACCGATGTGCTTGCCATTGTGCAGCACGGGCGTGACACCACGCGGACCGGTGCCGGCCTGGGTCACCTCGACCCCGCGCTTGGGCGTTTTCGTGTTGTTGGCGTCGGCGTACATGGGAAGGCGCGCCGCCTGGTCGTCCCCGAACTGGGCGGGGCGCTGGACGCGCAGGAACGCGGTCGCGGGCGGGGACCACAGGACGATCGACTCCGCCTCGCCTTTGGCCTTCAACCCGTCGAACACGGGCTTGAGGATCGCTTGCGCGGCATCCCGGTCACCCTTGGCGAAGGCCTCCTGCACCGGAACCAGTTCCGCCAGGGCGCTGGATACCCGCTGCGCCGTCCGCGCTTCGCCGATGATGGCCTCGCGCAGGTCGCCCAGGCGCCCGACCAGCTCCCGCTCCTCGGCGGCCGCGATGATGTCCGACATTGAGCTGCGGCTCAGCACGACCGCGGTGGAGATGCCAACCGTGGTCAGCAACAGGCACAGGAGCGAAACCTTGGCTCCGATCGGCAGCCTCCGCTCCTTCTGATCGGTACGCACTCCGGCGTTGCTCGGCTCAACCATACCTCTCCCCCGATACTGCCAGGACGGTGCACAATCATCGCGGCACACCTCCGCACCGCGGGCAACGGCGCCGTCCCGCGAGAAAATCAACACTCAACTACGACCATAAGGCATAACGGCATAGGCCGAATGGATAAAAATGTCCACATGGAAAATTGTTCTGCACGTGATCAGTTAAGGTCCGTTAAGTATTAGGTAACAAAAGAAGAAGCCGGTCGACAGGACCTCACGAACTAGCTGCAAGGCCAGACTCTCGGGTGGACTTTATACGGCTGGCCGGGCACTAGCCGATGAAGGCCGCACCTCATTGAAAACAGCAACATTGATTTAATATAAAATTTTATTAAGGCGCCCCGGCCGGCCGATCGCCGGACTCCGACCCCACCCACCATGGAAACGGAAAAAATCGCCCTTCCCGTCTATCCCGGTTTCGACGGCGCGACAGACCGAGGCGCGGAAGACCCGGCAATCCCGCGGCGGCGGCGCAGCCTCACCGCCAGAACATCGGGCGGCCGCCCG from Azospirillaceae bacterium carries:
- a CDS encoding methyl-accepting chemotaxis protein, giving the protein MVEPSNAGVRTDQKERRLPIGAKVSLLCLLLTTVGISTAVVLSRSSMSDIIAAAEERELVGRLGDLREAIIGEARTAQRVSSALAELVPVQEAFAKGDRDAAQAILKPVFDGLKAKGEAESIVLWSPPATAFLRVQRPAQFGDDQAARLPMYADANNTKTPKRGVEVTQAGTGPRGVTPVLHNGKHIGALNFGTSLNAKFFEDYKAMTGADVMFFVRPSKDEAPKVQASTAKDSFVTDEAVAAAFEGNISIRAVEEDGRRFAIGTMPLMGYQGVPVGALAVRMDTTPLEALRAKASGQLIWIGVVLILAGLAAAILVGRTVSRPIREITSLMQRLAQGEAGIANPFARRSDELGGMGRAVEVFRAWMTETERARAIEAERAQAELERARTLNSQVEAFLGTVTGLVGQLQATGRGLNDAAQDLSTIADQTRMRSAELEQSAETASANVQTIAGASEELAATIRHVVQQVGEARRTAETASNEAERTDHIVQNLAGATERIGDVVRLINEIASQTNLLALNATIEAARAGEAGKGFAVVANEVKSLASQTAKATDEIQGQIARIQDEAGEAVAAINRIGGVIRELSAIAGNLASAIEQQDAATVEIARSSGEASDRTRAVSEATGEVRDAASATTQAASRVLDSSHQVEGVGATLIGEVNNFVAQIKAV